From a single Miscanthus floridulus cultivar M001 chromosome 8, ASM1932011v1, whole genome shotgun sequence genomic region:
- the LOC136477665 gene encoding zinc finger protein CONSTANS-LIKE 3-like, whose protein sequence is MDTAVELEQKPAVGYWSVMGARPCDACAAEPARLHCREDGAFLCPGCDARAHGAGSRHARVWLCEVCEHSPAAVTCRADAAALCSACDADIHSANPLARRHERLPVAPFFGALADAPQPFPSPAFAAAAAAGAKAQGEAAAADDDDGSNEAEAASWLLAEPDNSHEDSAAATAADTLFAESEAYLGVDLDFARCMDGAKAIGVPVAPPELDIAAGSFFYPEHSMNHSLSSSEVAVVPDAQAGVPAVVSRGKEREARLMRYREKRKNRRFDKTIRYASRKAYAETRPRIKGRFAKRCSAEAEDDALEHDEGACFSPAGSAHAASDGVVPSFC, encoded by the exons atgGACACCGCGGTGGAGCTGGAGCAGAAGCCGGCGGTGGGGTACTGGAGCGTGATGGGCGCGCGCCCCTGCGACGCGTGCGCCGCGGAGCCGGCGCGGCTGCACTGCCGCGAGGACGGCGCGTTCCTGTGCCCCGGCTGCGACGCCCGGGCGCACGGCGCCGGGTCGCGCCACGCGCGCGTCTGGCTGTGCGAGGTCTGCGAGCACTCCCCCGCGGCCGTCACCTGCCGCGCCGACGCTGCCGCGCTCTGCTCCGCCTGCGACGCTGACATCCACTCGGCCAACCCGCTCGCGCGCCGCCACGAGCGCCTCCCCGTCGCGCCCTTCTTCGGCGCGCTCGCCGACGCGCCGCAGCCCTTCCCGTCCCCGGCTTTCGCCGCCGCGGCCGCAGCGGGGGCCAAGGCTCAGGGGGAAGCCGCGGCGGCGGATGACGACGACGGGAGCAACGAGGCCGAGGCGGCGTCGTGGCTGCTCGCCGAGCCTGACAACAGCCACGAGgacagcgccgccgccaccgccgcagaCACGTTGTTCGCGGAATCGGAAGCCTACCTCGGCGTCGACCTGGACTTCGCCCGGTGCATGGACGGCGCCAAGGCCATCGGCGTGCCGGTCGCGCCGCCCGAGTTGGACATCGCTGCCGGCAGCTTTTTCTACCCCGAACACTCCATGAATCACAGT TTGTCGTCctcggaggtggcggtggtgccGGACGCGCAGGCCGGCGTGCCGGCGGTGGTGAGCAGGGGGAAGGAGCGGGAGGCGCGGCTGATGCGGTACCGTGAGAAGCGCAAGAACCGTCGGTTCGACAAGACCATCCGCTACGCGTCCCGCAAGGCGTACGCCGAGACGCGGCCGCGCATCAAGGGCCGCTTCGCCAAGCGCTGCTCCGCGGAGGCCGAGGACGACGCGCTGGAGCACGACGAAGGGGCGTGCTTCTCGCCCGCGGGGTCGGCGCACGCGGCGTCGGACGGCGTCGTCCCGTCCTTCTGTTGA